In Priestia megaterium NBRC 15308 = ATCC 14581, the following proteins share a genomic window:
- a CDS encoding potassium channel family protein, with product MKKEFAVIGLGRFGGSICKTLSDQGMEVLAIDIDEEKVNEYANVASHAVVGDSMDEGVLKSLGIRNFDHVIVAIGDNIQASILTTLILKELGVEKITVKAQNDYHAKVLSKIGANFIVHPERDMGRRIANNMISNSVLDYLELSEEHSIVELVASKRMAGNTLIELDIRAKYGINIVAIKRDRDIIVSPQASETIQEGDVLIVIGADADINRFENKFASA from the coding sequence GATCAAGGAATGGAAGTTCTGGCGATTGATATTGATGAAGAAAAGGTAAATGAGTATGCTAACGTTGCTTCCCATGCAGTAGTAGGCGATTCAATGGATGAAGGGGTTCTAAAAAGTTTAGGAATTCGTAATTTTGATCATGTTATCGTAGCTATTGGTGACAATATTCAGGCAAGTATTTTGACGACCCTTATTTTAAAAGAGCTGGGGGTTGAGAAAATAACGGTAAAAGCACAAAATGATTATCATGCCAAAGTATTATCAAAAATTGGTGCTAATTTTATCGTGCATCCCGAACGAGATATGGGCCGAAGAATTGCCAATAACATGATTTCAAACAGCGTGCTAGATTATTTAGAGCTATCTGAAGAACACAGTATTGTCGAATTAGTAGCGAGCAAAAGAATGGCTGGCAATACGCTGATTGAGTTAGACATTCGTGCAAAATATGGCATTAACATTGTAGCCATTAAGCGTGATCGAGATATCATCGTTTCTCCTCAGGCGTCCGAAACGATTCAAGAAGGGGACGTGTTGATTGTTATTGGAGCAGATGCAGATATCAACCGCTTCGAAAATAAATTTGCCAGTGCTTAA